The following is a genomic window from Candidatus Neomarinimicrobiota bacterium.
ATCCCATTAAGGGCTGGCGGCTGTTCCGTAATATGACCCAATCGGATCTGGCCGATAAAACCGGACTCAAGCAGACCCATGTGAGCCTCATGGAGGCCAACAAGATCAAGCCGCGGGAGAACACTCTCAAAAAGCTAGCCGAGGCCCTGAACTGCAACGTAGACGACCTGGTTGTGCGCCGCCCCTGAAACCCGGTCGGTCGTAACCAGCCCCTAACCCGTCAGTTGCGTTACCTCATCTTCGATATCGAGACCGTTCCCCTTCCAGTGCTGGATGCTCCCCTGGAGCAGGAGGTTGCCCGACGCACCAAACGGGAGGTGGAGAAAGGTGACCTCTCGCCGCCAGAAGCGGAGACGCTGGTACGCTCGGTGTCACCGTTCTTCGGCCGCGTCCTGGCCATCGGGATGCGCCTCTACCACGACGCCACCGGAGAAACCCGCGATAAGGTCATCTCTGAAGCGACCGAAGAGGCCACCCTCCAGTCCTTCTTCGAGACTATCAACCACGCTGCCTCCCAGGACCTGCGCTACGTGCACTACAACGGCCTGGGTTTCGACGTGCCCTTCCTGATTATCAGAGCCGCTGTACACGGTATCGCCATTCAGAATCCCCGCTTCCTGAACCTGCGGCGCTTCAGCTATGATCCCCACCTGGATATCATGCAGTTTCTCTCGCGCTGGGGCCGGGAAGGCGTAAGCCTGGACCTGGCCTGCCGCAGCTTCGGTA
Proteins encoded in this region:
- a CDS encoding helix-turn-helix domain-containing protein; its protein translation is MINYQIITSRGKPRFAIVEYQTFMKLLEQFENQKKDRSATKRTRRRKEPTASELTQLMRTNPIKGWRLFRNMTQSDLADKTGLKQTHVSLMEANKIKPRENTLKKLAEALNCNVDDLVVRRP
- a CDS encoding ribonuclease H-like domain-containing protein, coding for MRYLIFDIETVPLPVLDAPLEQEVARRTKREVEKGDLSPPEAETLVRSVSPFFGRVLAIGMRLYHDATGETRDKVISEATEEATLQSFFETINHAASQDLRYVHYNGLGFDVPFLIIRAAVHGIAIQNPRFLNLRRFSYDPHLDIMQFLSRWGREGVSLDLACRSFGIPSPKEGEITGNTVTAAFQRGEMQAVQDYVMRDVEATYQLFLKIKPYL